The Vibrio penaeicida sequence TCTGGCCGCAGAACAAATTCTCACCTCTCACGATCGTATGGTGGATATCTCAGTCGCATTTGGGTTCAATTCTGAAATCAGCTTCAGCCGTGCATTCAAACAATACTTTGGCTTAAGTCCTCGAGCATACCGCCAACAAGGCAATCGAAACCGAATCAAAATCCCACTCGTGCGTCCGAGCGCTAGTGCTCCCAGATTTCAACCCGATACCGACTACTTCCAGATTCGAATAGAGCACAGAGCAGCCTCGACCTTATATGGCATCCGTGAACCAATAAAAGGCTTGTTTGCCCAAATCCCTAATTTCAAGCAAAAGGTTCCTCAAATCTGGGAAGAACTTCATTCGAAGTGTAAAGAAGTTCGGGGACTTTCCCCCCAGCTTGGTGTCATTGACGCTACCCATAGTGTAATGGGTGAAGAAGGCTTGGAATATTGGTCAGGGCTAAACGCCGAACAGTTAAGTGAGCGGACGAAAGCAAAACTTTCCTCTCTAGACATTCCTGAACACGATTACGCGGTGTTACCCGTTCATGGTCCAATAGAAAAGTTAGCCGACTTAGTGGAATGGTTCATTCTATTCTGGCTCCCTGATTCTGGATATCAGGGTGTAGATGGCTATGAAATTGAGGTCTATGATCACAGGTTCAATGCCACTAGCGACACCTCTTATATGGAGTACTGGTTCCCTGTCATTAAAAATTAATGAGTAATTAATCATTAAAATGAGAGTTGCACCAAATTGTTAATTTTCACTTCATCATTAGCTATATGATTCCTACCTGATAATCATTATCATTTGTGTTCACAATAAAAAAGGCATAAACGGCGGGCTCCGCTGAAAGAGAACCACCATAAGGTAACCTATCCATAAGGTAAACCATGGTTATGCTCTCGCTTCTCCTTGATAAAACAACGTGAACACGTCACTACAGCGTAAACATCTCGCTGATTAAAAAGGACATAGCTGAGGTATTAATGAACCAACCATCCCACACCCCGACAATGCGCCGCTCCGTGATTGCACTGGCTGTTGCCGCTACTTTTTCTTACGCACCTTTTGTAAATGCGGATTCGGGAGAGACAGAAACCATTGAAGTCTTTGGTAAAGCCTACCGAAATACCGCGACAAAAACGGTATTAGAGCCGGAAGAAACGCCGCAAACACTTAACGTTATTGAAAGCGAGCAGCTTGAGCAACGAGGCGTAAAATCCGTGATGCAGGCATTGCGATACGCGCCTGGTGTCTCTACAGAAAACAAAGGTGGCGCAGTCGTCTTATCGAACTGGGTAAACATTCGCGGTTTCAGTTCTTCGGACAATTACTACGATGGCTTAATGCTTCCAATGCTACCGGGTTGGAATGTACAACCTCAAATTGATCCTGTTGCCATTGAGCGACTAGAGATTTTTAAGGGACCAACATCGGTTCTTTATGGAACCATGCCTCCGGGTGGGATGGTGAATGTTATCGCGAAAGCACCTCAGCTAGAAAAGAGCACACAGGTTAACTTGGCGACTGGTTCAAATAGCTTGCTTGAAGCCTCTGTGGATACAACGGGCTCACTAAGTGACAACGTGGCTTATCGCCTTATTGCTCTAGCAAGAAAATCGGATACTCAGATCGATCATGTTAAAGAAGAGCGATACATGATCGCCCCATCTATTGACTGGTACGTGTCTGACAAGACGTTCGTCAATTTTAATCTGTACTATCAAAACGACCCAGCCCTTGGTCACAATGTTACGATCCCTCTAGAAGGCATTACAGCAACGGACCCAAGTAAAAAAATTGCGCGTTCAACGTATGCAGGTGACGTAAATTACAACACCATGAAA is a genomic window containing:
- a CDS encoding AraC family transcriptional regulator; the encoded protein is MSVTDPSLNRIEKLLSYIHSNVDLPLTLEDLSKQSCWSRWQLQRVFHSKTGLNVAQYVREIKLSLAAEQILTSHDRMVDISVAFGFNSEISFSRAFKQYFGLSPRAYRQQGNRNRIKIPLVRPSASAPRFQPDTDYFQIRIEHRAASTLYGIREPIKGLFAQIPNFKQKVPQIWEELHSKCKEVRGLSPQLGVIDATHSVMGEEGLEYWSGLNAEQLSERTKAKLSSLDIPEHDYAVLPVHGPIEKLADLVEWFILFWLPDSGYQGVDGYEIEVYDHRFNATSDTSYMEYWFPVIKN